One Methylohalobius crimeensis 10Ki DNA segment encodes these proteins:
- a CDS encoding AbrB/MazE/SpoVT family DNA-binding domain-containing protein: MAFEKIVKISSKGRITLPKAVRDLLKTDMVRIVAEDNKIRIEPAEELDGSLNRYAKQYVPLAKVRQQVSGQVRRDKSGGS, translated from the coding sequence ATGGCGTTTGAAAAAATCGTCAAGATCTCATCCAAAGGGCGAATAACCTTACCCAAAGCGGTGCGTGACTTGCTCAAAACCGACATGGTCAGGATAGTCGCTGAAGACAATAAGATACGTATCGAACCGGCCGAGGAGCTCGATGGCAGTTTGAATCGATATGCGAAGCAATACGTCCCGTTGGCGAAAGTTCGGCAACAGGTTTCGGGTCAAGTAAGGCGTGACAAATCTGGGGGCAGTTGA
- a CDS encoding CRISPR-associated helicase/endonuclease Cas3, with translation MTTIENLKCIFWGKFQKNGPSCLPLAAHCLDVAMTFHKLVELAGIRRSLELAAGRALCGLDFERLAVFAMLHDVGKANLGFQFKVFDPKSRRAGHIRELAPLFEEQTLNHRFAQALDIEALFPWVDTDHPEILESLLLATWSHHGQPLCFKGEQTGNYFLAKTEWWQPKRGWNPFTEVANLMEQARKVFPRAFAPSGIPLPAEPRFHHLFAGLVMLADWLGSHPAHFPIQRMDPVKRSYQNREIIPGMLKGIGLDTTYLQHHLAKGPCTFEDRFRFPPRPLQKRLHELDPHDPTTCLLIAESETGSGKTEAALDWFCTLFSAGLVDGLYFALPTRVAARELYGRVNETLARWFPEPDNRPVTVLAVPGYAQVDGLPPEHILPDVDAANLWQDDEDLRRRERIWAAEHPKRFLAATVAVGTVDQALLSCVQSKHAHLRSVCLGRSLLVVDEVHASDIYMTALLRHLLNHHLAVGGRALLLSATLGSHARTDLLQMDGDKSKHLSLEAAEAIDYPALTLGSGQTLSCGPIRESNHKTVEFELVPHAFIPEAIGERIASALDGGAKVLVVMNTVSRAIALQRILEEQMDSSHLFRCHGIVCPHHGRFAPEDRLILDKSVSMCLGRDSSPDALLLIGTQTLEQSLDIDADLLISDLCPADVLLQRVGRLHRHQRTRPSGFETPRCLVLIPEHEDLENALDNHGNVFGNYKGLGYGSVYADLRTLELTQRVLAASPAVQIPTDNRRLVEAITHPESLKSLTSNRWLRHAQNVEGEGLAKELSGNMVLLPFNQLFGEFEYHEANSKVATRLGVGNLEIMLDRKVTGPFGQALTKLVIPGHLAPEKPVETLSVTSASAKEICVSLRDQRTGKDWRYRYTRFGLEKEDS, from the coding sequence ATGACTACAATTGAGAATTTAAAGTGCATCTTCTGGGGGAAATTCCAAAAAAACGGTCCTTCCTGCTTACCCCTTGCAGCACACTGCTTGGATGTAGCCATGACTTTCCATAAACTCGTTGAGTTGGCCGGGATTCGGCGAAGTTTAGAACTTGCTGCTGGAAGAGCACTCTGTGGACTGGATTTTGAACGATTGGCGGTCTTCGCCATGCTTCACGATGTGGGCAAAGCCAACCTGGGCTTTCAGTTCAAGGTCTTTGATCCTAAGTCGCGACGGGCCGGTCATATTCGAGAGCTAGCGCCGCTGTTTGAAGAACAAACACTCAATCATAGATTCGCGCAAGCCTTGGACATTGAAGCGCTGTTTCCCTGGGTGGATACCGATCATCCTGAAATACTGGAAAGCCTGCTTCTAGCAACCTGGTCTCACCACGGCCAGCCCCTTTGTTTCAAAGGCGAACAAACAGGTAACTATTTCCTTGCCAAAACCGAATGGTGGCAGCCTAAGAGAGGTTGGAACCCCTTCACGGAGGTTGCAAATCTGATGGAGCAGGCACGTAAGGTTTTTCCTCGTGCCTTCGCCCCCTCTGGAATACCGCTGCCCGCCGAGCCCCGCTTCCACCATCTTTTTGCAGGACTGGTGATGCTCGCCGACTGGCTAGGTTCCCACCCGGCTCATTTCCCCATACAACGAATGGATCCTGTTAAACGATCCTATCAAAACCGGGAAATCATTCCCGGTATGCTCAAAGGAATTGGATTGGATACGACATACCTGCAGCATCATCTGGCTAAAGGACCCTGCACATTTGAGGATCGGTTTAGATTTCCACCCCGGCCCCTCCAGAAACGGCTTCACGAATTGGATCCACATGACCCCACCACTTGTCTCCTCATCGCCGAGTCGGAAACTGGGTCAGGTAAAACCGAGGCAGCACTGGATTGGTTCTGCACATTGTTTTCGGCTGGATTAGTAGATGGTTTGTATTTCGCCCTTCCCACTCGTGTCGCCGCCCGTGAACTTTACGGACGTGTGAACGAAACCCTGGCGCGCTGGTTTCCCGAACCGGACAATCGCCCTGTAACAGTACTTGCGGTTCCCGGCTACGCTCAAGTGGACGGCCTACCACCCGAGCACATCTTGCCCGATGTTGACGCTGCCAATCTGTGGCAGGATGACGAAGATCTGCGACGCAGGGAGCGGATCTGGGCTGCGGAACACCCCAAACGCTTTCTCGCAGCTACCGTAGCAGTAGGTACTGTCGACCAGGCCCTACTTTCCTGCGTCCAGTCCAAACACGCCCATCTGCGTTCGGTATGCCTTGGCCGCAGCCTGTTGGTGGTGGATGAGGTCCACGCCTCGGACATCTACATGACCGCCTTACTGCGTCATCTCCTAAATCATCACTTGGCGGTGGGCGGCCGCGCCTTGCTGCTTTCTGCCACCTTGGGTTCCCATGCTCGGACCGACTTGCTCCAAATGGATGGTGACAAATCAAAGCATCTTTCACTGGAGGCAGCCGAAGCCATAGATTATCCGGCACTCACCCTAGGCAGTGGCCAGACACTGAGCTGTGGACCGATACGAGAATCCAACCATAAAACGGTAGAGTTCGAGCTAGTGCCTCATGCGTTTATCCCGGAGGCTATAGGCGAGCGGATCGCTTCAGCCCTGGATGGGGGTGCTAAGGTGTTGGTGGTGATGAACACTGTCTCCCGCGCCATTGCCCTTCAAAGAATCTTGGAAGAGCAAATGGATTCAAGCCATTTGTTCCGATGCCATGGAATCGTTTGCCCACACCACGGCCGTTTTGCCCCGGAAGATCGTTTGATCTTGGATAAATCGGTGAGCATGTGCCTTGGCAGGGACTCGTCTCCCGACGCTTTACTGCTCATTGGTACCCAAACCCTGGAGCAGAGTCTGGACATCGACGCGGATCTTTTGATCTCCGATCTCTGTCCCGCCGACGTGCTCCTTCAGCGGGTGGGTCGACTGCACCGTCACCAACGCACTCGGCCTAGTGGATTCGAGACACCCCGGTGTCTGGTGTTAATCCCAGAACATGAGGATCTGGAAAACGCCTTGGACAATCATGGAAACGTTTTCGGCAACTACAAAGGCCTGGGGTATGGCAGTGTGTATGCGGACCTGCGTACCTTGGAACTCACCCAACGAGTACTGGCGGCCAGCCCGGCTGTGCAGATCCCCACAGACAACCGCCGACTGGTAGAGGCAATCACCCACCCCGAGTCTCTGAAGTCCCTGACCAGCAACCGTTGGCTGCGGCATGCCCAAAATGTCGAAGGGGAAGGCTTGGCCAAGGAGCTCTCTGGAAACATGGTTCTGCTACCCTTTAATCAGTTGTTTGGAGAATTCGAATACCACGAAGCGAATAGCAAAGTGGCAACCCGCCTTGGTGTGGGCAATCTCGAAATAATGCTCGACCGCAAAGTCACCGGCCCTTTTGGCCAAGCACTCACGAAACTAGTCATCCCCGGCCATCTGGCTCCTGAGAAGCCAGTAGAAACGCTCAGTGTGACTTCCGCCTCGGCCAAAGAAATTTGTGTAAGCCTGCGCGATCAGCGCACCGGCAAAGATTGGCGGTATCGCTATACCCGCTTTGGTTTGGAAAAGGAGGACTCATGA
- the casA gene encoding type I-E CRISPR-associated protein Cse1/CasA, which produces MNLLTNNLLRVQTAKGLTWMNLPALLAALGRDKVDSLPGLQRHQEDAFHVFLCYLAASVLARQGDNDPLQSEDYWRDGLRALAKGNDDAWSLVVEDLSRPAFMQPPLPKSDHGRLKLQAETPDELDLLPTAKNHDLKQARAFLPELDEWIYALVSLQTMSGYFGRGNPGISRMNSGFGNRPVVEIVHNRRIGHRWRDAVQRLFPHRTETLASPWGYDPTGLVLVWLREWDGKTGLDLKTLDPFYLEICRRVRLGYLNEDTIYGMCITTDQPRIAAKELKGRVGDAWLPIDLANKKGEAALTVGPTGITSELLRRILFHDSLKLTELHQPIPERPGDVWLLVSVLVRGQGTTDGFCEKWIPIPHAFRRRLFGPPERRQPLAALAKTAIEFAEQMQNRVLKPAVFAYLEGSPEKIQFDRDSAQDWWEKSQRRFNTLWSDDYFPWFWSVPEDFDEDAAQHEWIERLRNHAFDVLNETSEAMPAHSGRRWRSRTQAEGRFWGALYHYFPQLKENRHDTAAGL; this is translated from the coding sequence ATGAATCTGCTTACCAACAACCTGCTGCGCGTCCAAACGGCAAAAGGTCTAACTTGGATGAATCTGCCCGCCCTGCTCGCTGCCCTCGGCCGCGATAAAGTGGACAGCCTACCTGGATTACAGCGCCACCAAGAGGATGCCTTCCACGTTTTTCTCTGCTATCTCGCCGCTTCCGTGCTAGCCAGACAAGGCGACAACGATCCGCTCCAGAGCGAGGACTATTGGCGCGACGGCTTGCGCGCTTTGGCCAAAGGTAACGATGACGCCTGGTCACTGGTCGTGGAAGACTTAAGCCGGCCTGCCTTCATGCAGCCGCCCCTGCCCAAATCCGATCATGGACGTCTCAAACTTCAAGCGGAAACCCCTGACGAATTGGATCTTCTACCCACCGCCAAGAATCACGACCTCAAACAGGCGCGTGCCTTCCTGCCAGAGTTAGACGAGTGGATCTACGCGCTGGTTAGTCTGCAGACTATGAGTGGATATTTCGGTCGTGGAAACCCGGGAATATCCCGCATGAATAGCGGATTCGGGAACCGCCCGGTGGTAGAAATCGTCCACAACCGCCGCATAGGCCACCGATGGCGCGATGCAGTACAACGTCTTTTTCCACACCGTACCGAAACCCTGGCTAGTCCGTGGGGCTATGATCCAACAGGGCTGGTGTTGGTCTGGCTTCGGGAGTGGGACGGTAAAACCGGACTTGATTTAAAGACATTGGACCCGTTTTATCTGGAAATCTGCCGACGAGTGCGTCTCGGTTATCTGAATGAAGATACAATCTATGGGATGTGCATCACTACCGATCAACCGCGTATAGCTGCCAAGGAACTGAAAGGCCGTGTCGGGGATGCCTGGTTACCCATCGATCTGGCCAACAAAAAGGGAGAAGCCGCCCTTACCGTTGGGCCAACCGGTATAACTTCAGAGCTTTTGCGACGTATTCTCTTTCACGATTCCCTCAAGCTGACGGAGCTTCATCAACCTATCCCTGAACGTCCAGGCGACGTGTGGCTATTAGTTTCCGTATTAGTGCGCGGACAGGGAACCACCGACGGCTTTTGCGAGAAGTGGATACCAATCCCTCATGCATTCCGCCGGCGCCTGTTCGGGCCACCCGAAAGACGCCAACCACTTGCAGCGCTTGCCAAAACTGCCATCGAATTCGCCGAACAAATGCAGAATCGCGTTCTGAAACCGGCAGTCTTTGCTTATCTGGAAGGCTCACCAGAAAAAATCCAGTTTGACCGCGATTCGGCCCAAGACTGGTGGGAAAAATCCCAACGTCGCTTCAATACCCTCTGGTCCGATGACTATTTTCCCTGGTTCTGGTCGGTACCCGAGGATTTCGATGAAGATGCAGCCCAACACGAGTGGATCGAGCGCCTGCGTAATCATGCTTTTGACGTACTCAACGAAACCAGTGAGGCCATGCCCGCTCATAGTGGGCGCCGCTGGCGTAGCCGCACCCAGGCCGAGGGCCGT
- a CDS encoding ATP-dependent DNA helicase, producing the protein MARLIDRYRPRQSQVEMAEAVARVVADGGILVAEAGTGTGKTFAYLVPALLSGLQVLVSTGSRNLQDQLFLKDLPLLLKALRRPVQVAQLKGRGNYLCHYRLEQTLAADMMRSESELHDLTRVRRWTDVTEVGDVAEMAELPENWWGWPALTSTEDSCLGQSCPFVNDCFLLKARRRAQEADLVVINHHLLCADWALREDGLGELLPEAAAVVVDEAHQFAEIAARFLGDSVSSRQIQELIRDAAVELQQAELASPPTQQALLYLKQRLDRVQGVFARAPGRGAGVELEAFPEVMDCLQQLRQALAAVNDALAPLAGASHGLELCWQRSQRLGGRLEKWVAGEWADAPEEPEWVRWFDAGQRRFALHATPLDVAGSFGGYRKTSGAAWVFTSATLSVAGRFDHFLDQLGLTEKSAETRLWPSPFDYARQALFYLPPGMPAPSASDYTSRVAAAVRPVLHASGGRAFLLFTSHRALAEAAGLLEDLPFPLLVQGQAPKAVLLARFRELGNAVLLGTSSFWEGVDVPGSALACVVIDKLPFAAPSDPVFQAKLASLRRRGHHPFPDYQVPAAAITLKQGAGRLIRGSGDRGVLVLCDPRVTGKAYGKVFLESLPPMPVTRDLTDVERFYADSGD; encoded by the coding sequence TTGGCCCGCCTGATCGATCGTTACCGACCGCGCCAGTCTCAGGTGGAGATGGCCGAGGCGGTGGCCCGGGTCGTCGCCGACGGCGGCATTCTGGTGGCGGAAGCCGGCACCGGGACCGGCAAGACCTTCGCCTATCTGGTGCCGGCGCTGCTGTCGGGCCTGCAGGTGCTGGTTTCCACCGGCAGCCGCAATCTCCAGGATCAGTTGTTTCTCAAGGATCTGCCCTTGCTGTTGAAGGCTTTGCGGCGCCCGGTGCAGGTGGCCCAGCTCAAGGGGCGGGGCAATTATCTGTGCCATTACCGTCTCGAGCAAACCCTGGCGGCGGACATGATGCGCAGCGAGTCGGAGCTGCACGATCTGACTCGGGTGAGGCGCTGGACGGATGTGACCGAGGTGGGGGACGTCGCCGAGATGGCCGAGCTCCCTGAGAATTGGTGGGGATGGCCGGCGCTGACTTCCACCGAGGATAGTTGTCTCGGGCAGTCGTGCCCCTTCGTCAACGACTGCTTTCTGCTCAAGGCACGCCGCCGGGCGCAGGAGGCGGATCTAGTGGTGATCAATCATCACCTTCTGTGCGCCGACTGGGCGCTGCGCGAGGATGGCTTGGGCGAGCTGTTGCCGGAGGCGGCTGCGGTGGTGGTGGACGAAGCCCATCAGTTCGCCGAAATCGCCGCCCGTTTTTTAGGGGACAGTGTCTCCTCGCGCCAGATTCAGGAATTGATTCGGGATGCGGCGGTGGAGCTCCAGCAGGCGGAATTGGCTTCGCCGCCGACCCAACAGGCCTTGCTTTATCTGAAGCAGCGGTTGGACCGGGTCCAAGGCGTGTTTGCCCGGGCGCCGGGTCGCGGCGCCGGGGTCGAGTTGGAGGCGTTTCCGGAAGTGATGGATTGTCTGCAGCAGCTGCGTCAAGCCTTGGCCGCGGTCAACGACGCCTTGGCGCCGCTGGCGGGGGCCAGTCACGGTTTGGAGTTGTGCTGGCAGCGCAGTCAACGCCTGGGCGGGCGGTTGGAGAAATGGGTGGCGGGGGAGTGGGCGGATGCCCCGGAAGAACCGGAGTGGGTGCGCTGGTTCGATGCCGGTCAGCGCCGCTTCGCCCTCCACGCGACGCCTCTGGACGTGGCGGGGTCGTTCGGCGGTTACCGGAAAACCTCCGGCGCGGCTTGGGTGTTTACCTCCGCCACGCTGAGCGTGGCCGGCCGGTTCGATCATTTTCTCGATCAGTTGGGGCTGACCGAAAAGTCCGCGGAAACCCGCCTCTGGCCCAGTCCGTTCGACTACGCCAGGCAGGCTTTGTTTTATTTGCCCCCCGGAATGCCTGCGCCGTCGGCGTCCGATTACACTTCCCGCGTGGCGGCCGCGGTGCGGCCGGTATTGCACGCCAGCGGGGGGCGGGCGTTTCTGCTGTTCACCAGCCACCGGGCCCTGGCGGAGGCGGCGGGGCTGCTGGAGGATCTGCCGTTCCCCCTGCTGGTTCAGGGACAGGCGCCCAAGGCGGTGCTGTTGGCGCGGTTCCGGGAGTTGGGCAACGCGGTGCTGTTGGGCACCAGCAGTTTCTGGGAAGGGGTGGACGTGCCGGGATCGGCGCTGGCGTGTGTGGTGATCGATAAATTGCCGTTCGCCGCGCCTTCCGATCCGGTGTTTCAGGCCAAATTGGCGAGTCTGCGCCGGCGCGGCCATCATCCCTTTCCCGATTACCAGGTGCCGGCGGCGGCGATCACGCTCAAGCAGGGGGCGGGGCGGTTGATCCGCGGTAGCGGGGATCGGGGCGTCTTGGTTTTGTGCGATCCCCGGGTGACGGGAAAGGCATACGGCAAGGTCTTTTTGGAAAGCTTGCCGCCCATGCCCGTCACCCGGGATTTGACCGATGTGGAGCGATTTTATGCGGATTCTGGCGATTGA